The following coding sequences lie in one Trichoderma breve strain T069 chromosome 1, whole genome shotgun sequence genomic window:
- a CDS encoding pro-kumamolisin, activation domain-containing protein, with protein sequence MGSLRTSWTLFCSAAVVFAGTSLAEHVIHERSVESKGEWVKIGGINRNGHLPVSIGLTQRNLDLGHQLLMERSNPDSPNYGQHMTRDEVNDLFAPHDDSVDAVHSWLEAEGIELDRVYRSDNRQWVQFHATVGELEKLLNATYDIYENQKTGIRQVGTDEYSIPADLMDHIDYITPAITRLQIAGDVEKRRVRREVNTKKDDVIPAAPLGGQDVTSNCNDFITPRCIRNMYNIPIFDDAVEGNELGIYERQPYNQTGLSIFFEKFATHIPTNTTPLFTAIDGAQRFSDQDTPHVTGDLEAMLDITCAYPIVYPQNIHVYNVDDLNYQVNLTQGYFNTFLDALDGSYCNRTAFNITGDSPEYDPVYPDPNGFKGERMCGLFKPTNVISISYSPEEQQRSVNYDRRQCSEWMKLSLQGVTIVGATGDFGVAGNGGDCIEDANGHSDGKEGNEIATSDLFSSGGFSNIYPTPDWQKSAVDKYFDENPTPYKFYNTSEGKNIGAGGGIFNRGGRGFPDISAVGYRVITVDFNDVFIGGGTSAAAPIVAGILTRINTERLKAGMPTLGFVTPALYANPSVLNDVTVGNSSGCNTPGFLAAKGWDPVTGLGTPDYPRMLEYFMSLGSK encoded by the exons ATGGGTTCATTACGCACGTCTTGGACACTTTTCTGCTCTGCAGCAGTGGTCTTCGCTGGGACTTCATTGGCTGAACATGTCATCCACGAGCGTTCAGTAGAGTCTAAGGGAGAATGGGTTAAGATAGGCGGTATCAATCGCAATGGCCATCTGCCTGTAAGCATTGGACTGACCCAGCGGAATCTCGATCTTGGTCACCAACTGCTCATGGAAAG GTCTAATCCTGACTCGCCCAATTATGGCCAGCATATGACCCGAGATGAGGTGAACGATCTGTTTGCACCCCACGATGACAGCGTGGATGCGGTTCACAGTTGGCTCGAAGCTGAGGGCATCGAGTTGGACCGCGTGTATCGATCAGACAATCGCCAATGGGTACAATTTCATGCTACTGTAGGGGAGCTTGAGAAACTCCTTAATGCAACCTACGACATATATGAGAACCAGAAGACTGGTATTCGTCAAGTTGGGACAGACGAATACTCGATCCCGGCTGATCTTATGGACCATATTGACTACATTACCCCAGCAATTACAAGGCTACAGATCGCTGGTGACGTTGAGAAGCGGCGGGTTCGTCGGGAGGTCAATACTAAGAAGGATGATGTGATCCCCGCAGCTCCGTTAGGTGGCCAAGACGTCACGAGCAACTGCAACGATTTCATCACACCCCGTTGTATTCGTAACATGTACAACATACCTAtctttgatgatgccgtcgagGGTAATGAACTGGGCATCTACGAGCGACAGCCGTACAACCAAACCGGGttgagcatcttctttgagaAATTCGCAAC ACATATTCCTACCAACACTACGCCTCTATTTACTGCAATTGATGGTGCTCAGAGATTCAGTGATCAGGATACCCCCCACGTTACAGGCGACCTCGAAGCCATGCTGGACATAACCTGCGCCTACCCGATTGTGTATCCCCAAAATATCCATGTTTACAACGTCGACGACCTCAATTACCAAGTAAACTTGACCCAAGGTTATTTCAACACCTTccttgatgctcttgatggcAGTTATTGCAACCGCACTGCTTTTAACATTACGGGTGATAGCCCCGAGTACGACCCAGTCTACCCAGACCCGAATGGTTTcaagggagagaggatgTGCGGCCTGTTCAAACCTACCAACgtcatttccatctcttACAGCCCAGAAGAACAACAGCGAAGCGTAAATTATGACAGACGCCAGTGCAGTGAGTGGATGAAGCTCAGTCTACAAGGCGTGACGATAGTCGGAGCAACAGGCGATTTCGGCGTTGCTGGCAACGGAGGCGACTGTATCGAAGATGCAAACG GTCATAGCGACGGTAAAGAGGGTAACGAGATCGCTACCAGCGATTTATTCTCCAGCGGTGGATTCTCGAATATTTACCCTACCCCTGACTGGCAAAAGAGTGCCGTTGACAAGTACTTTGATGAAAATCCAACGCCGTACAAGTTCTACAACACCTCGGAGGGCAAGAACATCGGCgcaggcggcggcatcttcaatcGTGGAGGCCGCGGGTTCCCTGATATCTCAGCAGTTGGTTATCGTGTCATCACGGTTGATTTCAACGACGTCTTCATCGGTGGCGGTACATCAGCAGCCGCCCCAATTGTCGCCGGTATTCTTACTCGAATTAACACTGAGCGATTGAAGGCGGGCATGCCAACCCTCGGCTTTGTAACTCCAGCCTTGTATGCTAATCCCAGCGTCCTCAACGATGTCACAGTGGGTAACTCATCTGGCTGTAATACGCCTGGCTTTTTGGCCGCCAAGGGTTGGGATCCGGTGACAGGTTTGGGTACTCCAGATTACCCCAGGATGTTGGAATACTTCATGAGCTTGGGTTCGAAATGA
- a CDS encoding fungal specific transcription factor domain-containing protein, with protein sequence MDIQESSKPSRHLDRERKRAARACDGCRRQKERCDGGVPCRRCFRLGRQCDFSGRAATEGDSQAGSGMRPPSQRPRAPDHSSAEQAKRLEYLERIVKGYVGNKDALDLETLKGLAQAAEKRRNSPRPADTSSQSSEFEGVDEKFEIRPLHGNVTHYSGEFSHWNFSMRIKKWIDQSVPSDTLNEYYRAEELQSHSDAIGALALLPPRPIADFLVYSFFKHAQTNYFFVEQIWLKAKLDLAYENSAAFSRRDVGSVCILFAILAIGTQFAYLESLVDGAENPTEKGPDAFTEDSVGILFYQQACRLLPDVITASSLESVQACLLLGIYTLPVDASGLAYIYLNLALKLAIQNGMHRKYPVESRDADVVETRNRVWWSVYTIEKRVGTFHGRPTSISSTDVDADFPVHRPDLWSSTSQTDTAHILATLELNQQLSKMSREIAILRSVPKHEVPEGLKRLAQLHRELKTWWDALPNDIFCKEFTSQSKISRKHMHLQLEYCLVRMYVGRVFIFPEAVLRDGSSPSTSVNAPSTDCIEAALSVIDTCRCLRNTIGLARASYTEFSSCRAALLVITTQCLSQKTYMFRQALRDGLSMLKEMSTGSQSTQSEVSLIEAFEQAIANMNTQEQTTSTTVSESQYAKFKRWEQLWKSDAPLPETADGGAQKKQEPMAPPASEPPKHTGEPQKEDTTMMPSSTPFFGVDGHFASFPQNLDDFSAFFGNEFGSNIDSGHG encoded by the exons ATGGACATTCAGGAATCGTCAAAGCCAAGCCGTCATCTAGATAGAGAGAGGAAACGAGCCGCGCGCGC GTGTGATGGCTGTCGCCGCCAGAAGGAAAGATGTGATGGAGGCGTGCCTTGTCGGAGATGCTTCCGGCTAGGTCGCCAGTGCGATTTCTCAGGCAGGGCCGCAACTGAAGGGGATTCGCAAGCTGGCTCAGGAATGCGCCCTCCAAG CCAAAGACCTCGCGCGCCTGATCATAGCTCCGCTGAACAAGCAAAGAGGCTCGAATATCTGGAGAGAATCGTCAAGGGTTACGTCGGAAATAAAGATGCTTTAGATCTCGAAACCCTCAAGGGATTAGCTCAAGCCGCAGAGAAACGTCGGAATTCCCCTCGACCGGCAGACACCTCCTCTCAGAGCTCTGAATTTGAGGGCGTGGATGAAAAGTTTGAGATACGGCCCCTCCACGGCAATGTCACAC ATTATTCTGGAGAGTTTTCTCATTGGAATTTTTCAATGCGGATCAAGAAATGGATCGATCAGAGTGTTCCCAGCGACACTTTAAAT GAGTACTACCGCGCTGAAGAGCTACAGTCACATTCAGATGCAATAGGTGCATTAGCACTTTTACCGCCGAGACCTATCGCCGACTTTCTCGTTTATTCCTTCTTCAAACATGCACAGACCAACTATTTCTTCGTTGAACAGATCTGGCTCAAAGCCAAGCTTGATCTTGCTTATGAAAATTCGGCAGCATTCTCCCGGCGGGACGTGGGGTCAGTGTGCAtcctctttgccattcttgCCATTGGAACGCAATTCGCCTACCTCGAATCGTTGGTTGATGGTGCCGAGAATCCCACGGAAAAGGGGCCCGATGCATTTACCGAAGACTCCGTTGGGATACTATTCTATCAGCAGGCATGCCGACTGCTTCCAGATGTAATTACGGCCTCATCGCTGGAGAGTGTCCAAGCCTGTTTGTTACTCGGCATATATACGCTTCCGGTCGATGCATCTGGACTGGCATACATTTATCTCAATCTAGCCCTTAAGCTTGCGATACAGAACGGCATGCATAGGAAATACCCCGTCGAAAGTCGAGATGCAGACGTTGTTGAAACCAGGAATCGGGTTTGGTGGAGCGTATACACCATCGAAAA GCGTGTTGGAACGTTTCATGGCAGACCGACATCTATATCCAGTACTGATGTGGATGCTGACTTTCCCGTTCATCGTCCTGATCTATGGTCCTCGACCTCGCAAACCGATACTGCTCACATCTTGGCAACTTTGGAGCTGAACCAGCAGCTGAGTAAAATGTCTCGTGAAAT AGCAATCTTGAGATCGGTGCCTAAACATGAAGTACCGGAGGGGCTGAAAAGGCTCGCACAACTTCACCGTGAACTCAAGACGTGGTGGGATGCTCTACCAAATGACATCTTTTGCAAAGAATTCACATCCCAGTCGAAAATTTCTCGCAAGCATATGCATCTACAGTTGGAATATTGCCTCGTCCGCATGTACGTTGGTcgcgtcttcatcttccccgAGGCAGTATTGAGGGATGGCAGCAGCCCGTCCACGTCTGTAAACGCTCCCTCGA CGGACTGCATCGAAGCCGCCCTGTCAGTTATAGACACGTGTCGCTGCCTGCGAAATACGATTGGCCTTGCCCGAGCCTCTTACACCGAGTTCAGCTCTTGTCGGGCAGCTCTCCTCGTCATTACTACACAATGTCTTTCCCAGAAGACATACATGTTTAGACAGGCTTTGCGAGATGGCCTGTCGATGCTTAAGGAGATGTCAACTGGCAGCCAATCTACACAATCCGAAGTCTCGTTGATTGAGGCTTTTGAAcaagccatcgccaacatgAATACGCAGGAGCAGACTACCAGCACTACAGTGAGCGAGTCCCAATACGCAAAGTTCAAAAGATGGGAGCAGCTGTGGAAGAGCGATGCGCCTTTACCAGAAACAGCAGATGGAGGCGctcaaaagaaacaagagccAATGGCACCCCCGGCGTCAGAGCCACCGAAGCACACAGGAGAACCACAGAAAGAAGATACAacgatgatgccgtcaagtACTCCCTTTTTCGGCGTCGATGGGCATTTTGCATCATTTCCGCAAAATCTGGATGATTTTTCGGCTTTCTTCGGGAATGAATTTGGATCGAATATTGATTCTGGACACGGCTGA
- a CDS encoding fungal specific transcription factor domain-containing protein, with the protein MPQKVSAKSFSFVNYDGPNLATDAQVRRRIRQQAMKDTAIARRQRGDYGKHNMRQYPMFVGPKQLLDDPEALDDDSSLDQLQRFYQPPSLSMPFAFQDPMMPKQFSVLLNLMPLTGLRLGVGTLSHYLYEPTQPKDRIIAAQVSSQRLLSFIPSRYGHVSLLRHATDCVIAKLQYLSQREEDRSPKGDLKALMHYQKALKALQHALLDEREWAKPETLCATQLLSIFEALNGDDREDSWMHHVGGAARLVEARGAHMFNTEFEKALFLAHIGPTVMSAFLNNTPCFLEESRWQAVIREAVSEDATLTNDKEFALALWGGLIEMPRLFKRTTELLLSPCPPSQKDIDDITERLLAKRKNLVIWLSLIKKRPIVQTNGGFREDEYGVLVFPSDFDYRKLGPWCLTRLALRGTYAVCRMIKSRLLYAIAPAKFHDLEIEAQDIAHRILNLKEEMAPYKDSALIWNQFMAQGSWIAKGIAETKDAWGEEGEGHDGMLSKSKFKKWNEVIGRKIS; encoded by the exons ATGCCGCAGAAAGTCTCGGCCAAGTCATTCTCCTTCGTCAACTATGATGGACCAAACCTCGCCACTGATGCGCAGGTTCGGCGGCGCATCCGGCAGCAGGCAATGAAAGACACCGCCATAGCCCGGAGACAGAGGGGGGACTATGGCAAGCACAACATGAGGCAGTATCCCATGTTTGTGGGACCCAAGCAGTTGCTGGACGATCCCGAGGCTCTTGACGATGACTCAAGTCTAGATCAATTGCAACGATTTTACCAACCTCCGTCTCTTTCCATGCCTTTTGCCTTCCAAGACCCAATGATGCCCAAGCAATTCTCGGTTCTTCTGAATCTCATGCCACTAACCGGCCTCCGCCTCGGTGTCGGTACCCTTTCTCACTACTTATACGAACCAACACAGCCTAAAGATCGTATCATCGCAGCGCAAGTCTCAAGTCAGAGGCTTTTGTCATTTATACCCAGTCGATATGGGCACGTATCACTGCTCCGCCATGCAACCGATTGTGTCATTGCAAAACTTCAGTATCTATCCCAGCGAGAGGAGGATAGATCGCCCAAGGGCGATTTGAAGGCGCTGATGCACTATCAAAAAGCACTTAAAGCGCTGCAACATGCCTTGCTCGATGAGCGCGAATGGGCGAAACCAGAAACGCTATGTGCCACACAGTTATTGAGCATATTCGAG GCTCTCAATGGAGATGACAGGGAAGATTCTTGGATGCACCATGTTGGCGGTGCAGCTCGGCTAGTAGAGGCTCGAGGCGCCCATATGTTCAATACAGAATTCGAGAAGGCTTTATTCCTAGCGCATATCGGGCCAACG GTTATGTCAGCATTCTTGAATAATACACCTTGCTTTCTGGAAGAATCCCGGTGGCAAGCCGTCATTCGAGAGGCTGTTAGTGAAGACGCGACCCTTACCAACGACAAGGAATTTGCCCTCGCTTTATGGGGAGGCCTCATTGAAATGCCAAGATTGTTCAAAAGAACAACAGAGCTGTTGCTTTCACCATGTCCGCCTTCACAGAAAGACATTGACGATATCACAGAGCGCCTCTTAGCAAAGCGTAAAAATCTCGTGATATGGCTAAGTCTGATAAAGAAGCGCCCCATAGTCCAAACCAACGGCGGCTTTCGCGAAGATGAATATGGAGTTCTTGTCTTTCCTAGCGATTTTGACTATAGGAAGTTAGGCCCCTGGTGTCTAACGCGTCTAGCTTTACGAGGAACATACGCAGTCTGTCGAATGATCAAGTCGAGACTTTTGTATGCCATTGCTCCAGCAAAGTTCCACGACTTGGAAATTGAGGCACAAGACATTGCACATCGCATTCTCAACCTAAAGGAAGAGATGGCTCCATACAAAGATTCAGCTTTGATATGGAATCAGTTCATGGCGCAGGGCAGCTGGATTGCCAAGGGCATAGCTGAAACAAAGGACGCATGGGGCGAGGAGGGCGAAGGACACGACGGTATGCTTAGCAAGTCCAAGTTTAAGAAGTGGAACGAAGTGATAGGGAGGAAAATATCCTGA
- a CDS encoding NAD(P)H-binding domain-containing protein encodes MSSIKNVAVLGATGNVGKTSVPALLSAGFVVTIIARPESTATYPEGVTVKKASYDDLETLTEVLKGQDALVEAFNPAAAEHQSIIVRAALAAGVRRLITPEFSTDSFSAHAEEVGIFEPKRKAQKELEELTSAPGCILSWTAIIPGGWFDWGIEGGFFWIDKKQKTITRFGSGNQKVSISRVQLCAETIVTVLQNPDKYRNRVAYVADYAVSTNEFISIINEISSGEEWKVVDVDIEEFKKEGFRLWDEDTKNGVKTRLFTKAYTMLGTVALFDEENRYDADYSYKQEPGTGRPIESLKEELKKLLGYN; translated from the exons ATGTCGTCAATCAAGAACGTCGCAGTTCTTGGA GCCACTGGAAATGTCGGTAAAACTTCAGTTCCCGCTTTGCTTTCTGCTGGCTTCGTCGTGACAATCATTGCAAGACCAGAGAGCACCGCTACCTATCCCGAAGGAGTCACCGTCAAGAAGGCCTCGTATGATGATCTTGAGACACTTACCGAGGTCCTTAAGGGCCAAGATGCACTTGTCGAAGCATTCAatcctgctgcagctgagcaCCAAAGCATTATCGTGCGAGCcgctctggctgctggcgtGCGTCGTCTGATTACGCCTGAATTCAGTACTGATTCCTTCTCGGCTCACGCTGAGGAAGTCGGGATCTTTGAGCCTAAGCGGAAGGCTCAAAaggagcttgaagagctcaCATCTGCGCCTGGTTGCATCCTCTCCTGGACGGCCATCATCCCCGGAGGGTGGTTTGACTGGGGCATTGAGGGTGGATTCTTTTGGATtgacaagaagcagaagaccATCACTCGCTTCGGATCGGGCAACCAAAAGGTGTCCATCAGTCGCGTGCAACTGTGCGCCGAGACCATTGTTACTGTTCTTCAAAACCCAGACAAGTATCGCAATCGTGTCGCCTACGTTGCAGATTATGCCGTCAGCACAAACgaattcatctccatcattaATGAGATTTCATCTGGGGAAGAATGGAAGGTGGTCGATGTCGATATTGAAGAGTTTAAGAAAGAAGGATTTAGGCTCTGGGATGAAGACACTAAGAATGGTGTGAAGACTCGGTTGTTCACTAAGGCATACACCATGCTAGGGACTGTTGCACtgtttgatgaagagaatcgCTACGACGCGGATTATTCGTACAAGCAAGAGCCCGGAACTGGCCGACCGATTGAGAGCCTCaaggaagagctgaagaagttGCTGGGTTACAATTGA
- a CDS encoding succinate dehydrogenase/Fumarate reductase transmembrane subunit domain-containing protein, whose product MIAHRLGLAAVRSATKPNVFFRQNIPRMVLASAMSTSQARPVSTQKLSQEEGQQVLVNQRLNRPVSPNLGIYKMEQTWFGASAWTRITGCVLSGAAYVYFTAYLASPLLGLHVESAALASGFAALPFVVKGAIKFALAFPFTFHFINGIKHLVYDLGIGFAKTQIKRGEAALWISSFLGGGYLAFGL is encoded by the exons ATGATCGCCCACCGGCTCGGCCTCGCTGCCGTGCGCA GCGCGACGAAGCCcaatgtcttcttcaggcAGAACATCCCGCGCATGGTCCTCGCCTCTGCCATGTCAACCTCCCAGGCCCG ACCCGTATCGACCCAGAAGCTCTCCCAGGAGGAAGGCCAGCAAGTCCTCGTCAACCAGCGCCTGAACCGCCCCGTCTCCCCCAACCTGGGCATCTACAAGATGGAGCAGACCTGGTTCGGCGCCTCCGCCTGGACTCGTATCACCGGCTGCGTGCTCTCCGGCGCCGCCTACGTCTACTTCACCGCATACCTCGCCTCCCCTCTCCTGGGTCTCCACGTCGAGAGCGCCGCGCTTGCATCCGGCTTCGCTGCCCTGCCCTTCGTCGTCAAGGGCGCCATCAAGTTCGCTCTGGCTTTCCCCTTCACCTTCCActtcatcaacggcatcaaGCACCTGGTCTACGACTTGGGTATTGGATTCGCTAAGACCCAGATTAAGAGGGGAGAGGCTGCTCTGTGGATATCGAGCTTTCTCGGTGGTGGCTACCTGGCTTTTGGCTTGTAA
- a CDS encoding fungal zn(2)-Cys(6) binuclear cluster domain-containing protein, which translates to MQASASTSDYTTLHIPPQFPVFGRAAGVCHQCKRAKTRCDRALPACNRCLLKKTRCVYGRQISTNNSAGGLCSGEGEDVMPSKHTRACCIAKVPLDMCYKLVGMISVALLSGVDDAEQEASLLRMTLKSAGLTATSIVQTYKDTIHSWFPIMTDDQIDQLVEYYAWGQCRGIDGMLLLSMALISQPPCENCGLTMHSNLYKAVKQSFLLLQTTAKPYLKVLQIGLLLSLFEYGHGLDRESELTIAGCAVICKLNNMDSVAESKDDTGIGIDGICRKAVIIMDCLVKLPKYSKDEQTPSDSGSNLVTADAQLDDKKIKESCGSSSNFEMLFQVAGIVREATQYIKDEKTSKSSPNSYLAVESRLRNLCYALIQAAGPNSLVFCDSIALALSFLFELNTFHLTKSQESVSAADRLAIESSRRMAVDICKSMNEIVPRKGVKGLSLIGLSTTCRAAQLLARNTPSLCGEGMFTIPDLEALDRAQHEFTQRWRVGATYKESEV; encoded by the exons ATGCAGGCATCGGCTTCTACATCGGATTACACGACTCTACATATTCCGCCCCAATTTCCAGTCTTCGGCAGAGCGGCCGGAGTTTGCCATCAATGCAAAAGAGCCAAGACCCGCTGCGACAGAGCTCTTCCTGCCTGTAACCGATGCCTACT GAAAAAGACTCGTTGTGTCTACGGGCGGCAAATATCCACTAACAACTCCGCTGGCGGACTTTGCtccggagaaggagaagatgtcaTGCCATCTAAACATACTCGAGCATGCTGTATCGCTAAAGTACCCCTTGACATGTGCTATAAGCTCGTTGGGATGATATCAGTGGCCCTCCTTAGtggcgttgatgatgctgagcaAGAAGCATCACTCCTTCGTATGACACTCAAGTCAGCAGGATTGACCGCCACGTCCATTGTTCAAACTTACAAGGATACGATTCATAGTTGGTTTCCGATTATGACCGATGATCAAATCGACCAACTTGTGGAATATTATGCTTGGGGACAATGTCGTGGCATTGACGGAATGCTTCTTTTATCCATGGCACTGATATCTCAACCACCTTGCGAAAATTGTGGCCTTACTATGCACAGCAACTTATACAAGGCAGTAAAGCAGTCATTTTTGCTTCTACAAACTACTGCAAAGCCATATTTAAAGGTTCTGCAGATCGGGCTTTTACTCTCACTGTTCGAATAcggccatggccttgaccGAGAATCTGAATTGACAATTGCTGGTTGTGCAGTCATTTGCAAATTAAACAATATGGATTCTGTTGCCGAGAGTAAAGATGACACAGGAATCGGCATAGATGGCATCTGCCGGAAAGCAGTCATTATTATGGACTG TCTGGTAAAATTACCGAAATATTCGAAGGACGAGCAAACGCCGAGCGATAGTGGCTCAAATTTAGTAACGGCAGATGCACAGCTGGATGATAAAAAGATCAAGGAAAGCTGTGGCTCGTCGTCCAACTTTGAGATGCTCTTCCAAGTTGCAGGGATCGTCCGAGAGGCAACACAGTATATCAAGGATGAGAAAACATCCAAGTCCTCTCCAAATTCATATCTCGCAGTAGAATCACGGCTTCGAAACCTTTGCTATGCTCTAATCCAAGCCGCAGGTCCCAATTCTCTCGTGTTTTGCGACAGTATTGCGCTCGCACTTAG CTTCCTATTTGAACTCAATACATTCCATTTGACGAAATCCCAAGAATCCGTTAGTGCGGCGGATAGACTTGCCATAGAGTCGTCACGTCGAATGGCGGTTGATATCTGCAAATCTATGAACGAGATAGTGCCAAGGAAAGGAGTCAAAGGACTTTCCCTCATTGGACTTTCAACCACATGCCGTGCCGCCCAATTACTGGCTAGAAATACGCCCAGCTTGTGTGGAGAGGGGATGTTTACCATTCCGGATCTTGAAGCCCTGGATCGCGCACAACACGAATTTACGCAGAGGTGGCGGGTGGGAG CAACATACAAAGAGTCAGAAGTCTAA
- a CDS encoding pro-kumamolisin, activation domain-containing protein, with amino-acid sequence MTKIETGWYINALVGYSETVLLSVAVARVVPSSHVRHEVRDGLLNSHWTKKNRIEGATTVPVRVGLTQSNLDIGEALLMNISHPNSEHYGKHLSASEVDEMFAPSKKRIDAVTKWLKSSLNDRVINLSRSRQWLELNATVAELQELLHTEYHEYTSKISGRAALGCQEYHIPLHLRDGIDFITPGVMMLEIRKRDQTSVRSFGPMVPKLTPTTTMRPEQSGNLSNCSSMVTPECVRAMYNVADKPKGHPNNSIGIYSTQGQQYSPDSLSIFLKLFAPEIPQGTQPEFQGIDGAPTPTPLPYDAAEEADLDFQAAYPLAYPAKVVNYLVDDFYYEAGGGGVSGLFNTFLDALDKSYCTYSAYGGYDQPEQCGAYTPTNVISISYGEDGGSLPMNYQRRQCNEWMKLGLQGVTVIVASGDGGVGGFGSSQCSDGPFVTIQPADCPYVTAVGATNLTTSSIRGNVKFLEKAAGFSGGGFSNIFGTPSYQANTIKSYFNNHPPPYDYYNITLNATHTTGRYNRGGRGYPDVSAIGVNFATWVGVNDGITLAAGTSASAPVFAGLITRINSFRMNAGKKPVGFINPVLYQHPEAFNDITSGHNSGCSTDGFSAVEGWDPITGMGTPNYPKLKEVFLNMP; translated from the exons atgacCAAAATTGAGACAGGATGGTATATAAATGCATTGGTTGGATACTCTGAAA CAGTTCTGCTCAGCGTGGCTGTAGCTCGTGTGGTACCATCAAGCCATGTACGGCATGAGGTGCGTGACGGGCTCTTGAACTCTCATTGGACAAAGAAGAATCGCATTGAAGGAGCTACCACAGTTCCAGTGCGAGTTGGCCTGACCCAAAGCAACCTCGACATTGGCGAAGCTTTGTTGATGAATATATCTCATCCCAACTCAGAGCACTATGGAAAACATCTCTCAGCGTCTGAAGTGGACGAAATGTTTGCGCcgtcaaagaagagaatagATGCTGTTACTAAGTGGCTCAAATCATCTTTGAACGACAGAGTGATCAATCTATCTCGAAGTCGTCAATGGCTGGAACTCAATGCTACGGTTGCGGAACTCCAGGAACTCCTTCATACCGAGTATCACGAGTATACGAGCAAAATATCAGGCAGGGCTGCTCTTGGCTGCCAAGAATATCACATTCCATTACATCTTCGGGATGGCATCGACTTCATCACACCTGGCGTTATGATGCTCGAGATTAGGAAGCGGGACCAGACCTCCGTTCGCAGTTTTGGTCCGATGGTGCCTAAACTGACACCTACAACGACTATGCGACCGGAACAATCCGGCAACCTTTCGAACTGTTCCTCTATGGTCACCCCTGAGTGTGTCCGCGCGATGTATAACGTAGCAGATAAACCCAAGGGGCACCCAAATAATTCAATCGGCATCTACTCAACCCAAGGGCAGCAGTACAGTCCGGACAGCCTCAGCATTTTCCTCAAGCTTTTTGCACCTGAGATCCCACAAGGCACGCAGCCAGAATTTCAAGGCATCGATGGAGCGCCTACACCCACCCCGTTACCGTATGACGCTGCAGAGGAGGCCGATCTTGACTTCCAGGCGGCATATCCCCTTGCTTACCCAGCCAAGGTGGTTAATTATCTAGTTGATGATTTCTATTATGAggctggcggcggtgggGTCAGCGGCCTCTTTAACACTTTCctcgatgctcttgataAATCATACTGTACATACTCTGCGTACG GTGGCTACGACCAGCCGGAACAGTGTGGTGCCTACACTCCAACCAATGTTATCTCAATCTCTTACGGTGAAGATGGGGGGAGCCTGCCGATGAACTACCAGCGACGTCAGTGCAATGAGTGGATGAAGTTGGGCTTACAGGGCGTTACTGTCATCGTAGCTTCAGGAGACGGAGGTGTGGGTGGCTTTGGCAGCTCTCAATGCTCCGATGGACCCTTTGTCACGATACAACCGGCAGACTGCCCTTATGTTACCGCTGTTGGAGCGACGAATCTCACAACTAGCAGTATTCGTGGTAACGTGAAGTTCTTAGAGAAGGCAGCAGGCTTCAGTGGAGGCGGCTTCTCCAATATCTTTGGGACACCATCATACCAAGCCAACACTATCAAGTCATACTTTAACAATCACCCGCCACCCTACGACTACTATAACATCACGCTCAATGCTACACACACGACTGGTCGGTATAATCGTGGCGGTCGTGGCTATCCCGATGTTTCCGCTATCGGAGTGAACTTTGCTACATGGGTTGGAGTTAATGATGGTATCACGCTCGCAGCAGGGACGTCTGCATCCGCCCCTGTGTTTGCAGGTCTTATTACACGCATCAATTCGTTCCGCATGAATGCGGGCAAGAAGCCTGTTGGATTCATCAACCCAGTGTTATATCAACACCCCGAAGCATTTAACGATATCACGAGTGGCCACAATTCGGGCTGTAGTACTGATGGATTTAGTGCTGTCGAGGGTTGGGATCCGATAACTGGCATGGGAACGCCCAACTACCCCAAGCTGAAGGAAGTTTTCTTGAATATGCCATAG